A region of Zeugodacus cucurbitae isolate PBARC_wt_2022May chromosome 5, idZeuCucr1.2, whole genome shotgun sequence DNA encodes the following proteins:
- the LOC105212717 gene encoding mucin-2 yields the protein MSNMKHGFSTLNRWLGKKNKAEKAMPNGKLSKSSTNLNSLSVSSTNINETSQLEYNRITPLPAATSNAPFEQTFRITVLLPKDQLYVARLGARVPLSKLLELVCENKLLDATKYEFRNPVDSSQVYSCDLTIGAVGLSEIRLCNKSESYGNFNADEIIKLHRTAIIRDSLSSSEFSSRYSKHTTKTTSPYSSSNSLNSMDSTGMNCIRTPVSPPATLTTSTLTTPTKISAPPRKKRAAPRPPSQTAIPEKAVLVTNGEATTKDTNSNTIDNLEVPDGSLSHKNRFVSTPNLSTSPEVKAFNSNGHINSLNIETELESSLNGYTNLDIELEQSQVKQKNARNLCGGSVQNLYSAESVQQPIEFPEPSPRKRMIQIKKKTTAPAPPPRGSLYADSDTLSIHSMTPSTPDTPLSPLMPLPPDSPSVNTNIEEHLDQNSNKQQSRDDEPVANEIPSATRNLETIPSEAEKTTAIVPKPLPRITTNAFQNDNDTFLENSVSTLTAANVSKIILNRTPTPEPRSLSAEPQDNDSYLGVHIASLKNTVELEHDDDVSSKQMDSGSYLHAHIAALKNPSSLENEDDALSKQADSGIGEPVPSPVPDSLPSESSVNDGKSAFESSSDDDDIIKVYNFKLGKTVVKPQAEPKTLEDFVVLAAEDQVDSGDNTPTTATQEATPNFSDSASWNFSIPISPPPNFADARFADGFVNEKPPDTPITPKIKERPKLDFKSISHAERTFVPTVDSSHQEPTQPHDIEVKRDILALPSPTAPLNEIVEELSAIIHSKGLDTLIKKPEDEPKIQSAKPTTLPNFSITTITQQIQEKENEVPNKVSELTLANSVTNSSVEQVNNKEQLHSEKTTCIAGQQNVMNIETPSTQITHAKVEPNGFSSSRRRSSGELSIGESPSLQSPEVIKTILNSRKNSSASSSDADTKGAEELKRQDEKTPKNIVNAQNDIDTNIATPQPCVTSNFESIESKEEHKTNFVKIAETPKNNVNAQKEEETTSSSAEQTKHKELPKLYRYSGPPSINFSTWSERPKVQVSIKNEGDYIFGGKNADSQSAAVTTAAIEINTKSHNRNNRVSMPAAAFWAERENAPPPVAPKPIVIASPTERMGIPEKDYRVPMSVKPLRDVTIENVELNTTTTNNATQLEHSAKGQWKSSSITTVLLNGSSESENNKGEAILRPSFTSTLPRSNANRFSIPVVKNVGPGLLRSTSITQLEANKPKPIQSEVVTAPFGQNTLRKTGLKEKIRANDSLPKEKEQTEKNISEQIPKPLTASVQRSTTILNGFVDVTNVKTMTETRKVHQTTVKPVQSAKLELKLQNSNSTSVYLNKTSLNPATTITTKTKTQSDVKPAPIVPPPPPTPPKSVTLPTLNSSSPADTSSSTDPRDQLLMAIRNFKRDNLNRI from the exons ATGAGCAACATGAAACATGGTTTCTCCACACTCAATCGGTGGTTGGGGAAGAAGAACAAAG CCGAAAAAGCAATGCCTAATGGCAAACTGTCCAAGTCTAGCACAAACCTAAACAGTTTGTCCGTCTCATCGACGAACATCAACGAAACTAGTCAATTGGAATATAATCGCATCACGCCCTTGCCGGCAGCCACAAGTAATGCGCCTTTTGAACAGACCTTCCGCATTACCGTCCTTCTGCCGAAGGATCAGCTGTACGTTGCACGCTTGGGCGCACGCGTACCACTGAGCAAACTATTGGAATTGGTATGCGAAAACAAGCTACTGGACgcaacaaaatatgaatttagaAATCCAG TTGATTCGAGTCAAGTGTACAGCTGCGATTTAACTATTGGTGCTGTGGGCCTCTCTGAAATACGTTTGTGTAACAAATCCGAATCGTATGGCAATTTTAATGCCGATGAAATTATAAAACTGCATCGAACGGCAATCATACGTGACTCTCTCTCTTCATCGGAGTTCAGTAGTCGCTACTCTAAGCACACAACGAAAACGACTAGTCCCTACAGCTCAAGCAACTCGCTTAATTCGATGGACTCGACAGGTATGAATTGCATACGCACTCCTGTCTCTCCACCTGCCACACTTACAACATCAACACTCACAACTCCAACTAAAATATCGGCTCCTCCACGAAAGAAACGTGCTGCACCACGACCACCGAGCCAAACTGCCATACCAGAGAAGGCAGTGCTCGTGACCAACGGCGAAGCGACCACAAAAGATACAAACTCGAATACCATTGACAATTTAGAGGTGCCAGACGGTTCTCTGTCACATAAAAATCGCTTTGTATCGACGCCAAATCTCTCTACATCGCCagaagtgaaagcttttaattCCAATGGACACATAAACAGTCTTAACATTGAAACCGAACTAGAGTCTAGCTTAAATGGTTACACTAATTTGGATATTGAACTGGAACAATCACAggtcaaacaaaaaaatgcacgAAACTTGTGTGGTGGCAGCGTACAGAATTTATACAGTGCTGAAAGCGTTCAACAACCTATTGAATTCCCTGAGCCATCACCGCGTAAACGTATGATACAAATTAAGAAAAAGACCACAGCACCTGCACCACCGCCCAGGGGCAGTTTATATGCAGATTCGGATACTCTTTCAATCCATTCAATGACTCCGTCTACACCGGATACGCCTTTAAGTCCACTTATGCCCTTACCGCCCGATTCTCCGTCAGTAAACACAAATATTGAAGAACATTTAGATCAGAATAGTAATAAACAACAATCTCGTGATGATGAACCTGTTGCCAATGAAATTCCATCAGCAACACGGAACCTGGAGACTATCCCTTCTGAGGCTGAAAAAACGACAGCTATTGTACCTAAACCTCTTCCAAGGATAACGACTAATGCTTTTCAAAACGATAACGatacatttttggaaaattcagTTTCTACTCTAACAGCAGCGAACGTTTCCAAAATTATTCTGAATCGTACACCAACGCCGGAGCCTCGATCCCTTTCTGCTGAGCCACAGGATAACGATAGCTATCTGGGTGTCCACATCGCATCACTGAAAAACACAGTCGAATTAGAACACGACGATGACGTATCATCTAAACAAATGGACTCCGGTAGCTATTTGCATGCACATATAGCAGCGCTTAAAAATCCATCAAGTTTAGAGAATGAGGATGACGCTTTGTCTAAACAGGCTGATTCAGGTATCGGCGAGCCTGTACCATCTCCGGTTCCCGATAGCTTGCCATCAGAGAGTTCGGTGAATGATGGTAAATCGGCATTTGAGTCGAGCTCAGATGACGACGACATTATTAAGGTGTATAATTTCAAGCTTGGAAAAACCGTGGTCAAACCTCAAGCTGAACCAAAAACTCTGGAAGATTTCGTCGTTTTAGCCGCTGAGGATCAGGTTGACAGTGGAGATaatacaccaacaacagcaacacaagaAGCAACACCCAATTTCTCTGATAGCGcgtcttggaacttttcaattcCAATATCTCCTCCGCCTAATTTTGCTGACGCACGCTTTGCAGATGGTTTTGTAAATGAGAAGCCTCCGGACACGCCAATCACTCCCAAAATTAAAGAACGACCAAAGTTGGATTTTAAATCAATTTCCCATGCAGAGAGAACCTTTGTGCCAACTGTTGACAGTTCGCATCAAGAACCAACGCAGCCACATGACATTGAGGTCAAAAGGGATATTTTAGCTTTGCCAAGCCCGACAGCTCctttaaatgaaattgtagAGGAACTTTCGGCAATAATTCATTCAAAGGGTTTGGACACTCTTATTAAAAAGCCAGAGGATGAACCAAAGATACAGTCGGCTAAGCCAACTACATTACCTAACTTCAGTATCACAACAATCACACAACAGATTcaagaaaaagaaaatgaagtTCCAAATAAAGTTTCGGAACTAACACTAGCAAATAGTGTGACAAATTCTAGCGTTGAGCAAGTAAACAATAAAGAGCAACTGCATTCCGAGAAAACAACTTGTATTGCCGGACAACAAAACGTTATGAACATAGAAACGCCATCAACACAAATTACGCACGCCAAAGTTGAACCCAACGGATTTAGTTCCAGTCGTAGGCGATCATCAGGCGAACTTAGTATTGGCGAATCACCATCTCTTCAAAGTCCTGAAGTTATCAAAACGATTCTGAATTCACGCAAAAATAGCTCCGCCAGCAGTAGTGATGCAGACACCAAGGGAGCCGAAGAACTTAAAAGGCAAGACGAAAAAACACCAAAGAATATAGTTAATGCACAAAACGACATAGATACAAATATAGCAACGCCACAGCCTTGTGTCACTTCCAATTTCGAGAGCATCGAGTCAAAAGAAGAACATAAAACGAATTTTGTCAAAATTGCTGAGACACCAAAAAATAATGTGAATGCACAAAAAGAAGAGGAAACAACGAGTTCATCGGCAGAACAGACTAAACACAAAGAGCTGCCTAAATTATACCGATACTCCGGACCGCCAAGCATTAATTTTTCTACTTGGAGTGAACGGCCCAAAGTGCAAGTATCCATAAAAAATGAAGGTGATTATATTTTCGGCGGCAAGAATGCCGACAGTCAAAGCGCGGCAGTTACAACAGCTGCCATTGAGATTAACACGAAATCTCATAATCGAAATAATAGAGTTTCAATGCCTGCGGCTGCTTTTTGGGCGGAAAGAGAGAATGCACCACCCCCTGTTGCCCCTAAACCCATAGTAATCGCTTCCCCCACCGAACGAATGGGTATCCCCGAAAAAGATTATCGTGTTCCGATGAGCGTTAAACCATTACGCGATGTAACAATTGAAAACGTCGAATTaaatacgacaacaacaaataacgcaACACAACTGGAGCACTCAGCTAAGGGCCAGTGGAAATCGTCAAGTATTACAACTGTTCTACTCAATGGAAGTTCAGAATCGGAAAATAATAAAGGTGAAGCAATCCTCAGACCATCTTTCACATCGACTTTGCCCCGCAGCAACGCCAATCGATTTAGCATACCGGTAGTAAAGAACGTGGGTCCAGGGTTGCTCCGTTCAACCTCCATCACCCAATTGGAAGCGAATAAGCCGAAACCCATTCAGTCCGAAGTAGTAACAGCGCCATTTGGTCAGAATACATTGCGAAAGACTGGTTTAAAAGAGAAAATACGCGCAAACGATTCTTTACCAAAAGAAAAGGAACaaaccgaaaaaaatatttcggagCAAATTCCCAAGCCTCTAACGGCAAGCGTACAACGTTCTACTACGATTCTCAATGGTTTCGTAGATGTGACAAATGTAAAAACAATGACCGAGACAAGAAAAGTCCATCAAACTACGGTTAAGCCGGTGCAAAGTGCCAAATTGGAATTAAAACTTCAGAACTCTAACTCTACCAgcgtatatttaaacaaaacgaGCTTGAATCCAGCAACTACCATcacaacgaaaacaaaaactcaGTCAGACGTTAAACCAGCGCCCATagtaccaccaccaccaccaacgccTCCTAAAAGTGTAACACTACCCACACTAAATAGCAGCAGCCCTGCAGATACGTCCAGCAGTACAGATCCAAGAGATCAACTATTGATGGCAATACGCAACTTCAAGCGTGATAATCTAAATCGTATTTAA